The proteins below come from a single Plodia interpunctella isolate USDA-ARS_2022_Savannah chromosome 21, ilPloInte3.2, whole genome shotgun sequence genomic window:
- the Elp5 gene encoding elongator complex protein 5 has translation MTLFKLKSAPTLLIEDDNNKNILPLLLDVVQQEKSALKIFCFEQPVSLWRKVLQNHSSVTFHKELCCDQYNNIINTKSVIVIDSINQMCLHLGWNECLKCLKRLCSDAKVHKLVMVLHLDCLPFPKLQLHLNHIANAIVSYDLHENNKIRLKLKKGGKMVRSEEILSYDSKLGLLRCTPVVKETSKDDEPVKPLPANLSTFKIEVDQTEKLEKYKLKLPYMSKINEGESKVFYEPDAVDDWDEEDPDEDLDI, from the coding sequence atgacTTTATTCAAGTTAAAATCTGCCCCTACATTATTAATAGAAGacgataacaataaaaatatattgccaCTATTGCTTGATGTAGTACAACAAGAAAAAAGTGCCCTGAAAATTTTCTGCTTTGAACAACCAGTTTCTTTATGGAGGAAAGTTCTTCAAAATCATTCCAGTGTTACTTTTCATAAAGAATTATGTTGCgaccaatataataatataatcaatacaAAAAGTGTTATAGTTATAGATTCAATAAACCAAATGTGTCTTCATTTAGGGTGGAATGAATGTCTGAAATGTTTGAAAAGACTTTGCAGTGATGCCAAAGTACATAAACTTGTAATGGTTCTACATTTGGACTGTCTACCCTTTCCCAAATTGCAATTACACCTAAATCATATAGCTAATGCCATAGTTTCTTAtgatttacatgaaaataacaaaattaggttaaaattgaaaaaaggaGGGAAAATGGTGCGAAGTGAAGAAATTTTGAGCTATGACAGTAAATTAGGTCTTCTGAGGTGCACCCCTGTAGTGAAGGAGACTAGTAAAGATGATGAACCTGTTAAGCCATTGCCAGCAAACCTgtcaacatttaaaattgagGTAGACCAAACAGAAAAGTTGGAGAAGTACAAACTAAAGTTACCATATATGAGCAAGATCAATGAAGGAGAGAGCAAGGTGTTCTACGAGCCTGATGCTGTTGATGACTGGGATGAGGAGGATCCTGATGAAGATCTTGATATATAA